A genome region from Pseudomonadota bacterium includes the following:
- a CDS encoding pyridoxal phosphate-dependent aminotransferase encodes MRLSDRAGALKPSSTLAVTARVKALQAAGVDVIGFGAGEPDFDTPAHIKQAAIEALERGRTKYEPNPGTPEARAAVARYMNSRHGFDCKPENVIISVGGKHSLYLAFMALVNPGDEVLIPAPYWVTYPEQARLAGGVVKEIPTTVDSGFKITPEQLEAALTPRSRVLVLNSPSNPTGTMYSPDDLQGLADVVMRHPNLVVFADDIYERLVYGTTPFTSFATLRDGLFERTVTFNCLSKSYAMTGWRIGFTVAPLPLIKAMDGLQGQMTSNITSFAMAAVPAALDGPQDAVETMRQAFAQRGAHMHARLSSMPGVKCVQPTGAFYVFPDISALFGRRDGRGNVLQTAGDLAASLLEEARVAVVPGEDFAAPGNVRLSFATSMERIDEGLNRLEGWITSLG; translated from the coding sequence TTGCGACTCTCAGATCGGGCAGGCGCCCTGAAGCCATCGAGCACGCTTGCGGTCACCGCGCGGGTGAAAGCCCTCCAGGCAGCGGGGGTCGACGTCATCGGCTTCGGCGCAGGAGAACCCGATTTCGATACGCCTGCCCACATCAAGCAGGCGGCCATCGAAGCGCTGGAACGCGGTCGCACCAAGTACGAGCCCAACCCCGGCACGCCAGAGGCCAGAGCCGCCGTCGCGCGCTACATGAACAGCCGCCACGGATTTGACTGCAAGCCGGAGAACGTCATCATCTCGGTGGGTGGCAAGCACAGCCTGTACCTCGCCTTCATGGCCCTGGTCAATCCGGGCGACGAGGTCTTGATCCCGGCGCCCTACTGGGTCACCTACCCCGAGCAGGCCCGCCTGGCTGGCGGGGTGGTGAAGGAGATTCCCACCACCGTCGATAGCGGCTTCAAGATCACCCCAGAGCAGCTCGAGGCGGCCCTCACCCCCCGAAGCCGTGTGCTGGTGCTCAACTCTCCGAGCAACCCCACGGGCACCATGTACAGCCCCGATGATCTTCAGGGTCTGGCTGATGTGGTGATGCGACATCCGAACCTGGTCGTCTTCGCCGACGACATCTACGAGCGGCTGGTGTATGGCACCACCCCGTTCACCAGCTTCGCCACGCTGCGCGACGGCCTCTTCGAACGAACAGTGACCTTCAACTGCCTGAGCAAGAGCTACGCCATGACCGGCTGGCGCATCGGATTCACGGTTGCGCCGCTCCCCCTGATCAAGGCCATGGACGGCCTTCAGGGGCAGATGACCTCAAACATCACCAGCTTCGCCATGGCCGCTGTTCCCGCCGCACTCGACGGGCCACAAGACGCTGTCGAGACCATGCGTCAGGCGTTTGCCCAGCGCGGCGCGCACATGCACGCGCGCCTGTCATCGATGCCGGGAGTGAAGTGCGTTCAGCCCACCGGCGCATTCTACGTCTTCCCAGACATCTCCGCGCTGTTCGGTCGGCGAGACGGTCGCGGAAACGTGCTGCAGACCGCGGGAGATCTGGCGGCGTCGCTGCTCGAGGAGGCCCGGGTGGCCGTGGTGCCGGGAGAGGACTTCGCCGCACCTGGGAACGTGCGTCTGAGCTTTGCCACGTCGATGGAGCGCATCGACGAGGGACTCAACCGCTTGGAAGGCTGGATCACCAGCCTGGGCTGA
- a CDS encoding nucleoside kinase: MTDSDHAHRAPVVPQRTPSGRTTVTVSLPDDIRTVPVGTTPYEVLPSAVDDHPVVAAIVDGVIMPLDTPLLSDVSVKALTTAEREGQRIYRRSAALMLLEAAAEIDPDRTFSLGSSLSTHQWIDVTGPDGEPLERLAPRLEARMRAMVAADIDIRHEWWAAQEAIDWFRDRGWTSPALLLHMSREFAVRLVTCGSLRYLGLSALASRAGRIGQFSVRAVDGRLLLIAGGDERTSAEVASRAYADVLHQHARWLASLGVNSVGEFNEKCVRGHVADTIRVAEGFHEKRFTHIADTIASRSGVRIVCVAGPSSSGKTTFIKRLSVQLQVNGLDPVNVSLDDYYKDRERCPRDASGDYDFEALEALDLALLGDQMARLLRGETVKLARFSFQSGRSIPDGGREVRLREGGLLVLEGIHGLNPSLLGPGVEAAQVYRIFIQPLASLAFDPLSRVNPTDLRLIRRIVRDRHTRNATAAESIARWPAVRRGEHAHIFPHISRADVVFDTSLIYELSVLKVYAERYLLEVPRSDPAFATAFRLRELIDRFVAIYPDHVPPTSILREFIGASSFEY; encoded by the coding sequence ATGACCGACAGCGATCACGCACACCGCGCCCCCGTCGTTCCACAACGCACCCCATCGGGTCGAACCACAGTCACGGTCTCGCTCCCCGACGACATCCGGACCGTGCCCGTCGGCACGACGCCCTACGAGGTGCTCCCGTCAGCCGTCGATGACCACCCCGTTGTCGCGGCCATCGTCGACGGCGTCATCATGCCGCTCGACACCCCGCTTCTGTCAGACGTGAGCGTGAAGGCGCTCACAACAGCAGAGCGAGAAGGCCAGCGCATCTACCGCCGAAGCGCCGCCTTGATGCTGCTCGAGGCCGCCGCAGAGATCGACCCCGATCGCACGTTCAGCCTGGGTTCGTCGCTGAGCACCCATCAGTGGATCGATGTGACAGGTCCAGACGGTGAGCCGCTAGAGCGACTCGCGCCACGGCTCGAGGCGCGCATGCGCGCGATGGTGGCTGCCGACATCGACATACGACACGAGTGGTGGGCCGCCCAGGAAGCCATCGACTGGTTCCGAGACCGCGGTTGGACGTCACCCGCGCTGCTGCTCCACATGTCACGCGAGTTCGCGGTCCGTCTCGTGACGTGCGGCAGCCTGCGCTACCTGGGATTGAGCGCGCTCGCCAGCAGAGCCGGACGCATCGGCCAGTTCTCGGTAAGAGCCGTCGATGGTCGTCTGCTGCTCATCGCGGGGGGCGATGAACGAACGTCGGCCGAGGTCGCCAGTCGCGCATACGCAGATGTGCTGCACCAGCACGCCCGATGGCTGGCCTCCCTCGGCGTCAACTCGGTTGGCGAGTTCAATGAGAAATGCGTCAGAGGACACGTGGCCGACACCATACGCGTGGCCGAGGGGTTTCATGAGAAGCGCTTCACGCACATCGCCGACACCATCGCCAGCCGCAGCGGTGTTCGAATCGTGTGTGTCGCCGGACCGTCATCGTCTGGCAAGACCACCTTCATCAAGCGGCTGAGCGTTCAGCTGCAGGTCAACGGTCTCGACCCGGTCAACGTCTCCCTCGACGACTACTACAAGGACCGCGAGCGCTGCCCACGAGACGCCAGTGGCGACTACGACTTCGAGGCGTTGGAAGCGCTCGATCTCGCGCTGCTCGGCGATCAGATGGCGCGTCTGCTACGTGGCGAGACGGTGAAGCTGGCGCGATTCAGCTTCCAGAGCGGCCGATCGATACCCGACGGCGGCCGGGAGGTGCGCCTCCGCGAAGGAGGGCTGCTGGTTCTCGAGGGGATACACGGCCTCAACCCATCGCTCCTGGGGCCTGGCGTTGAGGCAGCGCAGGTGTACCGCATCTTCATCCAGCCCCTGGCCTCCCTCGCATTCGACCCCCTCTCCCGCGTCAATCCCACCGATCTGCGGCTCATCCGTCGCATCGTTCGTGATCGGCACACCCGCAACGCCACCGCCGCCGAGAGCATCGCGCGCTGGCCGGCGGTGCGCAGAGGAGAGCACGCACACATCTTTCCGCACATCTCGCGCGCAGACGTGGTGTTCGACACGTCACTGATCTATGAGCTCTCCGTCTTGAAGGTATACGCCGAGCGCTACCTCCTCGAGGTGCCGCGCAGCGATCCGGCGTTCGCAACGGCGTTCCGCCTTCGGGAGCTCATCGACCGGTTCGTGGCCATCTATCCGGACCACGTTCCCCCCACCTCCATCTTGCGTGAGTTCATCGGCGCCAGCAGCTTCGAGTACTGA
- a CDS encoding S9 family peptidase — MRIPHEPIIDDMHGRQIVDPHRALEDENDPDVIAWTREQGALTRAVLDAVPQRAAIRERLRELLRIGWVGVPRVRGHRYFMERREGEQNQPVLHVRDGLQGEERVLLDPNAWSSDGTIALDWWVVSNDGRRMAYGVSKGGDERSTLHVLEVDSGETLGDVIPGTRACSLAWLEDGSGFYYTRYPAEGEVPSGEEGYHRRIFLHRLGEDPAGDRLVFGEGRAREHWPNVDLSDDGRWMLVSVEVGWTRTDLYLFDRVAQTPPVVISEGVDVLFGAEIVGDVLFLLTNDGAPRYRLYRVDLEAGSAGDRGAWREIIAEHETRVLSGFMVVGGQLIVHWMERASSRLTVHDLDGRHIDEIALPTLGTVSGMSGEHDGDELFFGFSSFTVPPTVYRCAVSDRVEAPARHLSVEADLDPARYAVNQVTYPSRDGTPITMFVVHRADLSLDGTSPCVLTGYGGFNVSMTPGFTRSTYVWLERGGVYAIPNLRGGGEYGEAWHRAGMLESKQNVFDDFIAAAEFLIASGYTRSERLAISGGSNGGLLVGAAMTQRPALFRAVVCSVPLLDMLRYHLFRIARLWIPEYGCAEDPEQFEWLVSYSPYHNVTDGVAYPATLLLTGASDSRVDPLHARKMAARLKEATSGGPVLLRVESDAGHGAGKPLAKVLDEGTDTWSFVFSQLGVR; from the coding sequence ATGCGCATTCCACACGAGCCCATCATCGACGACATGCACGGTCGACAGATCGTGGATCCCCATCGCGCCCTGGAAGATGAGAACGATCCCGACGTCATCGCGTGGACCCGCGAGCAGGGCGCGCTCACGCGCGCCGTTCTCGACGCGGTGCCGCAGCGCGCGGCCATTCGTGAGCGGCTGCGCGAGCTGCTTCGCATCGGGTGGGTCGGCGTTCCCCGAGTGCGCGGGCACCGCTATTTCATGGAGCGGCGCGAGGGGGAGCAGAACCAGCCCGTGCTGCACGTTCGCGACGGGCTTCAAGGCGAAGAGCGGGTTCTGCTCGACCCCAACGCGTGGAGCAGCGACGGGACCATCGCTCTCGACTGGTGGGTGGTGAGCAATGACGGACGACGCATGGCCTACGGAGTCTCGAAGGGTGGCGATGAGCGAAGCACGCTCCACGTTCTCGAGGTCGATTCCGGTGAGACCCTGGGTGACGTGATCCCGGGCACCCGCGCCTGCTCGCTGGCGTGGCTCGAAGACGGCAGCGGTTTCTACTACACCCGCTACCCGGCGGAAGGAGAGGTGCCTTCCGGCGAGGAGGGGTATCACCGACGGATCTTCCTGCATCGCCTGGGGGAAGACCCGGCGGGCGATCGACTGGTGTTCGGCGAGGGGCGCGCCCGCGAGCACTGGCCCAATGTGGATCTCTCCGATGATGGCCGATGGATGCTGGTGAGCGTGGAGGTGGGATGGACGCGAACCGATCTCTATCTCTTCGATCGGGTCGCGCAGACGCCGCCCGTGGTCATCTCCGAAGGGGTCGACGTGCTGTTCGGCGCCGAGATCGTGGGCGATGTGCTGTTCCTGCTCACCAACGACGGGGCGCCACGGTACCGCCTGTACCGCGTTGATCTCGAGGCGGGCAGCGCCGGCGATCGCGGGGCCTGGCGCGAGATCATCGCGGAGCACGAAACCCGTGTGCTCTCGGGATTCATGGTGGTGGGTGGCCAGCTCATCGTGCACTGGATGGAACGCGCCTCCTCACGCCTGACCGTGCACGATCTCGATGGACGCCACATCGATGAGATCGCTCTCCCCACCCTGGGGACGGTCTCCGGCATGAGCGGAGAGCACGATGGTGATGAGCTGTTCTTCGGGTTCAGCTCGTTCACCGTTCCGCCGACCGTCTACCGATGCGCGGTATCCGACAGGGTGGAAGCGCCGGCGCGCCATCTGAGCGTGGAGGCCGACCTCGACCCCGCCCGCTATGCGGTGAACCAGGTGACGTATCCGTCGCGAGACGGCACCCCGATCACCATGTTCGTGGTGCATCGCGCCGATCTCTCGCTCGACGGCACCTCGCCCTGCGTGCTCACAGGATACGGCGGGTTCAATGTCTCGATGACGCCAGGATTCACCCGTTCGACATACGTGTGGCTTGAACGTGGTGGGGTGTATGCCATTCCCAACCTGCGCGGAGGTGGAGAGTACGGGGAGGCCTGGCATCGTGCGGGAATGCTCGAGAGCAAGCAGAACGTCTTCGACGATTTCATCGCCGCGGCCGAGTTTCTCATCGCCTCCGGCTACACGCGATCAGAGCGTCTGGCCATCAGCGGGGGGAGCAATGGCGGGCTTCTTGTCGGTGCGGCGATGACGCAGCGCCCAGCGCTGTTCAGGGCGGTGGTCTGCTCGGTTCCGCTGCTCGACATGCTGCGCTATCATCTGTTTCGCATCGCGCGTCTGTGGATTCCCGAGTACGGCTGCGCCGAAGACCCTGAGCAGTTCGAGTGGCTCGTGTCGTACTCGCCCTACCACAACGTCACCGACGGCGTCGCCTATCCCGCGACGCTTCTGCTGACCGGCGCCTCTGACAGCCGTGTCGATCCGCTGCACGCCCGCAAGATGGCCGCTCGGCTGAAGGAAGCAACAAGCGGAGGGCCCGTTCTGCTGCGGGTCGAGTCTGATGCGGGTCACGGCGCTGGCAAGCCGCTGGCCAAGGTGCTCGACGAAGGAACGGATACCTGGTCTTTCGTCTTCTCGCAGCTGGGTGTCAGGTAG
- a CDS encoding HD domain-containing protein, producing the protein MQLDRFQGRSVLSEKLLRTAGAASEYEDDVAAELGKEAVAAFSYALELFEGLQRSSGEPAICHTADVAIRTADLGLPTRYLVTALLHDCVEDTSSSPEAYVSGLIEIERRFGKELRDNVRLLTNRYSIIVNQAIRSLGNRSVSLRMNVESLHRVAAEVRVLRRTLAASIQDELAHEYHRLAESLTELDLSSGIAIHQVNRRYNLATEIALHVYGLFIDDMVDDFKERCSGDGPGCYDVVLVVKFMDAVDNLRTSAATEKMKLEKILRKTQMILDKSFHLHAYLHESGIDARTFSLSYEFLKYTLVEQMLERKRALQNLADTRFSPLSDFMVEQITALESKYKIDMSPPQRLTELRGELRSLNATPAT; encoded by the coding sequence ATGCAGCTCGACCGCTTCCAGGGCCGATCGGTCTTGTCTGAGAAGCTCCTGCGCACGGCTGGCGCCGCGTCTGAATACGAAGACGACGTCGCCGCTGAGCTGGGCAAGGAGGCGGTTGCGGCGTTCTCGTATGCCCTTGAGCTCTTCGAAGGCCTGCAGCGCTCGAGCGGCGAGCCCGCGATCTGTCACACCGCCGACGTCGCCATACGCACCGCAGACCTGGGTCTTCCCACCCGCTACCTCGTCACCGCCCTGCTTCATGACTGCGTGGAAGACACGTCGAGCTCTCCAGAGGCATACGTCTCCGGCCTCATCGAGATCGAGCGGCGGTTCGGCAAGGAGCTGCGTGACAACGTCCGCCTGCTCACCAACCGGTACAGCATCATCGTCAACCAGGCCATCCGCTCGCTGGGGAACCGGTCGGTCTCGCTCCGGATGAACGTAGAGTCGCTGCATCGCGTTGCCGCCGAAGTGCGGGTCTTGCGTCGAACGCTTGCCGCATCGATCCAGGACGAGCTGGCCCACGAATATCACCGCCTTGCGGAGTCGCTCACCGAGCTCGACCTGAGCAGCGGAATCGCCATTCACCAGGTGAACCGACGCTACAACCTGGCCACCGAGATCGCGTTGCACGTCTACGGGCTCTTCATCGACGACATGGTCGACGACTTCAAGGAGCGATGCTCAGGTGACGGCCCCGGCTGCTACGATGTCGTTCTCGTGGTCAAGTTCATGGACGCGGTCGACAATCTTCGCACGAGCGCGGCCACTGAGAAGATGAAGCTCGAGAAGATCCTGCGCAAGACCCAGATGATTCTCGACAAGTCGTTCCACCTGCACGCGTATCTGCATGAGTCTGGCATCGACGCTCGAACCTTTTCTCTCTCCTACGAGTTCCTCAAGTACACCCTGGTCGAGCAGATGCTCGAGCGCAAGCGCGCGCTGCAGAACCTGGCCGACACCCGCTTCTCCCCGCTCTCCGATTTCATGGTCGAGCAGATCACCGCGCTCGAATCGAAGTACAAGATCGACATGAGTCCGCCCCAGCGGCTGACCGAGCTGCGCGGCGAGCTCCGCAGCCTCAACGCCACGCCCGCTACCTGA